The Rhodopseudomonas julia DNA segment CGACGGCACCGAGAAGCGTCGCCATCATGGCGTTGTTGACGAAACGTGCGTCACGGCGGTCGCGGCGCTTCTGCTCTTCATCACCGTAGAGATCGTTGACGAAGGAGATCTCGCGCATGGAGAGCTTCGCCCGCTCCGCCACCGGCAGAGCTTTCAACCGATCGTAAAAACTCTGCGGCCCGAGAAAGAAGCCGGCATGCAGGACGGCCCCGTCCTCGGCCGGCCGCTTCAGGATGCCGGCCTCGAAGAGGTCGAGAAAACCGTCGACGAACATTTCCGAGGCGGCATAGAGGCCCTCGCGAAATGGTTCGCAATAGCGCTCGCGCCTATCCGGCGTCGGGCCGAGCGCATCGAGCGCGTCGCGGAATACCTCCGGGTAGCGATGGCGCAGGATGAGCGCATGGGTGAGCGCATCGCCGATCGAGCCGATGCCGATCTGCAGCGTTCCGCCGTCGGGCACCAGGCTCGCCGCATGGAGCCCAATCGCATAATCGGCGAGCGAAACGGGCGGTTTCGGCGTGACGAAGAGCGGGTACTCCTCGCCTTCCAGGACGAAGTCGAACTCTTCCGGCGTCAGTTCAGCCGCACCCGGCATGAAGGGGAGCTCGTTGTTCACCTCGCCAACCAAAGCGAGCCTTTCGCCTGCGGCGCGACGCGCCCGGATCGTTGGCAGAATGTCCAGCGTCACATCCGTATTGCCGGAAATGCTGTAACGCGCGCTCTCCCCCTCGCCTTCGCGCGCCACCATCTGGCCAACCACGTTGACGCCGCGCTCCAGAAGATAGCCGACGGCGTGGGTGTAATTGGCGGAGATATAAGTCTGCTGGGCGTGCGGGCTCGACAGGTACTTGCCCGCGAGAAAGAAGAACTCGTTGACCTCGATATTCGGCGGCAGCGTGCCCGCCCGCATCGGCCGCGCATAGGCAAGGCGCGGAACGCCAGCATAGAGCCGCTCGGCGAGCGGCCCCATAAAGCGCTTCTCGATCTCCGACGAGCCGGAGGGCGGCTGCAGCGTCAGCGCGGTAAAAATCGTCAGGCGGATCGAGCGATCGGCTTCGGCCCGCCTGTAAAGCGCATTGGCAAAAAGGTTCGCCTTGCCGAGGCCGAGCGGCAGGCCGAGAACGATGTCTCGGCCTACGTGCTCGATAACCCTTTCG contains these protein-coding regions:
- a CDS encoding acetyl-CoA hydrolase/transferase C-terminal domain-containing protein, giving the protein MRPPEVSSDADALAERVIEHVGRDIVLGLPLGLGKANLFANALYRRAEADRSIRLTIFTALTLQPPSGSSEIEKRFMGPLAERLYAGVPRLAYARPMRAGTLPPNIEVNEFFFLAGKYLSSPHAQQTYISANYTHAVGYLLERGVNVVGQMVAREGEGESARYSISGNTDVTLDILPTIRARRAAGERLALVGEVNNELPFMPGAAELTPEEFDFVLEGEEYPLFVTPKPPVSLADYAIGLHAASLVPDGGTLQIGIGSIGDALTHALILRHRYPEVFRDALDALGPTPDRRERYCEPFREGLYAASEMFVDGFLDLFEAGILKRPAEDGAVLHAGFFLGPQSFYDRLKALPVAERAKLSMREISFVNDLYGDEEQKRRDRRDARFVNNAMMATLLGAVVSDQLEDGRVVSGVGGQYNFVAQAFALKGARSIMALRAARMAKGAPRSNIVWTYGHTTVPRHLKDVVITEYGIAELKGRSDRDTVAAMLAITDSRFQDGLVKRARKAGKIERDFKLSSAENTPERIVSALSPFRHAGHLPRFPLGTDFTEAEQTLLPALSLLKRQQGAWLELARTFREGWRAGETSLGEKAALDRMGLAKPQSLKETALAALVLGALRRS